CAAGTTCCGCCCGGTCTTGCCTTATGTGTGTGCCATTGCGGATGGCGTCGGTGTCATTTTCGTGTGGACTTATGATGGGCTATTCATATATTCATCTAAAGTAACACGTCGAAGGTGATGAATAATATAAGGAATACTAGTACAGAACATTGCAGATCCCTCAAATTTTCAGAGAACTTTATCATCCATCAAAATCATTCAGTTCTACATACCCAATCGAGTAGAACAAGGTGTACATGCTTTATATACTAGTAGAGGCGATTTACAGTTACAGAGAACAAGAGGCAGCTGGAAACTTAGAGGCGTCGATAGAACACCGCATCCTGTCCTGTGCATGACGGAGATAATCATTAATGGCCAAGGACTGGAATTTTTTCGTGCtctgatttttttatttgactCGGTCACGAGTCACGATCAGATGAGTATGAATGCACGTGGATGACTTTCTTTAATTTATGATGCATGGCCGGCTATCGTCTTTGGTTTCTTTAATTTAGGTTCCTTTCTAGCCATATAATATATACCTTCACCTTTTTTGTTTAATCTCTTTGTGGCAATAATTAACAATTTCCCTTTCCTTGCTACATCATCTTTCCTGCTTTCTAGAGGCGAGTGATAGCAtgatccgcccctacaaataaatTTTCAGGGAATGGATATGTTCCCAGTACCCACCCCTCCAAACAGTATTCTTAGCTGCGAAAAGTAGGGACAGGTGTGGTACTCGTTTTTAAAATTAAGTTTCTACCCACCCCTAGCCTACAATCGTAGCCATATTtccaatatggcaagaacatagTCTTATTGTATAGTATACCATATGGTATACGGAGTAGGTACAGAGATCCAgctacatacatacatatacatgcGTGCACGCTTGGACTTGCATATACATATTATTCTTCCTGCAAGCAAATCAAGTACTCTCCGATACATGCATTACAGCCGCCTCATCACGGGCAGAAGGTGACCTGGTAGTTGCTGTTGCCGCCACAGGCATGGGTCTTCATGTCGTTGGGGTTGTGGTACGCGTCAGGGCACCCCGAGTCCCTGCACACCAGCCCGACGCCGGTGCTGCACGAGAAGGCCATGCCGATGTTGAAGCCGTCGATGACCGAGATGTCGTAGAAGTCCTGGCTGCCGCCGATGGTGAACTCGGCCAGCGTCAGCGGCGGCTGGCCGGACAGCGTGCaggcgagcgcgccgccgcagtCGCCCGTCTGGCAGCTCCCGCGGTTGCCGCTGAAGGAGCAGCCCGTGCGTCCCCAGACGCGGCCGGAGCTGGTGCCCGCGGGCACGTTGATGGTCCACGTCGCGCCGGAGTTCAGCTGCGTGCCCCCGCCcaccggcgtcgccgccggccacaccGTGAACCCGCACTTGTTGGTGATGGTGAAGGtcgcggcgctggcgctggctGCCAGGGAGGCggccaggagcagcagcagggggaTCGAGGCGGCCATTGATGCTAGCTTCTTCTTTCTTGTGGTGCCGTACTCAATGCTAGATAGGCTAGCTAGCTGCTTGGGATGTTTGGGAGGGAGCAGGCGTGTATTTATAGTTGTTGGCTGGCCGCCCGGGAACGACGAGGGTTAGAGCATCTTCCAAGATTTTTCTAAAATCTACTCTCTAAATAATCATTTATTTAGGAATCATTTGAGTAAAAATCATTTCTATATCTTTGTACAGTTCCAACATGTTTTCTATATTTTGTGCATAGTCTAGTGAGCACTCTCCATCTTTGGCTAGCGAGAAATCTGGAATAGAGAATGTCTATATTTAGTTATGCATTAAAGAAGTTGTTGGAGGATAGTTTTTTAACCAAAATATCTATTTCAAAGATGATACAAagagtcttttgaagatgctcTTAGAAAAGTATAATTGCAAAACTGCCCTTGATTGTTGTCCGAGAAGGATAGACTGACTGTGATGTGCAAAATTGCCGATTGCAAAGTGTAAAATGGATGCATGCATATGATGGGGATTTTGTTGTGGctaaggccttgtttggatgcactcaaaattctaaaactttacaagattccccatcacatcgaatttttgaacgcatgcatgaagtattaaatgtagctaaacaaaataactaattgcacagtttgactataatttgtgagacgaatcttttgagcctaactAACCCATTCcgggacaataattactaaatacaaacaaaaagtgatacagtactttacacccaaaatttttcgcatctaaacaaggcctaactcTATCGATGAGCCACTTCACAACCTGTACGAGTACGAACGCGCAGCTACCTAAAATTAAATAGTAGTTTTTTTCCAAATCTGAACTTATTTTTGTTTCTAAATCAAAACCATCTTAAGTTTCACACGCAGATTTGCATCTTGGATGTATATATAACGCTAACAACGCCCCCATCAACCACTGTTCACCTAGCTACACACGTGCGTGTGTCTCGATGACTAGATCATCTATATGATGTCTAGACGAAACCATAATGTCCAGTCTAGTGTACATCTTGGTAGCGATTGGCCAAGGTTTACAAGTCATAGGATAAGGTTGCCAGCAATTGTGGTTACCTGAGCCTATTTTCTTTGACTTGATTAGAGAAATTTGTTGCATTGATTGCCGTGTTACGTTTGTTAGAAGTTCATGCACATCTAGAGGTGCAGAAAAATTAACCCACTTTGACGAAAGACACAACACATTAGTCATACAAGATATTGCTTGCTCAATGGATATAACTTGGTCCTGAAGGCCTTGCTTGAAAACATGTAAAGGTTGATGGATAATTTTCTCCGAAAATTTCTAAAGGTTACATAAAATTTAATATACGTACATACAACAGGTTGATGATGATTGTGTATGTttgtacatacatacatacatacatacatacataccgTGCTGATCAAAATATCCTTCAATTTGTGGCCTGTACGCCAAATTGTGTCCTTGTGCGTCCTTATCATGACAGATTAAATCTGCACATATATTCTATCTGCCTCCAGGACAAGTCCACGAGTCAGCGGTCCACCCTATGCAGACCTAATGGAACCAGCTGGTCACCGCTCATGTATGCATCAAAGATAGTTATCCTGTTCGGCAGGCTGTTCCTCACACATAACTGTAGCATGGAACTAGGAGCACCAAATTAACAGAGCGGCTGAGTCAAGCTATGCTAAAGGAGCCACAGATCCTGATGGTCTTCATGTTTTGTTTTATCAAAAGTTCTGGAGTTTAGTGCATGAAAGATGACATTAGTTCCCTCTTTGAGAATATTTTATAAAGGGTATTTGATTTATGTCGTCTGAACGTTGCCTTGGTTACTCTCATCCCTAAATAGCAGCGGAGTCAGCGTGGGGGTTCGGGGGGTTGAAGCCTCCCTACCCCCAAGAACTTCATGGAAATTagagggagaaaggagggagaggaagagaaaaaaagagagatgaaGAGGCACTACTACAATAAATATTTTTCGAGGCGGTCAAAAACTATTAATTGAGGCAGGCAATCCAACCGTCTTGGAGCAGAGATCACGGAAATGACTTATTTTTCGAGACGGTTTTGGTGCCTAcctcggttaatcaaataaaaaagaaaaaaagaaaaagcccgCCGAGCCGATCACGGGCCCGCTGAGTCCATCACGAGCCATCCGCCGCCCCCGTCGGATCCCGCCGCTACCACTGgatccggccccgccgccccacATCGCCGCCAGATCATTCggccccgcggcgccgccgagccCGCGCAGTCGCCGGATCCTACCCACAGCACTGCCGTGCTTGCGCAGCCGCCGCACGAGGTCCGCTGGCGTGCCACCGTgcggtggagagggagagggagagggacgcTGTCGTGCGGTtgagaaggagagggagaagggagagaggggcAGCGGTGGTGGGagtagagagggagagagagggtgagTGGAGAGAGACGCTgtcaggagggagggagagggaagggagggtcGGGTGGAGGGAGCAAACCCTaactctatatatatatagggaacCCCAGTAATGGGTCATCTCAGCTTCTTTGGGTCTCAGTATTTTGGGAGGCGGGCCTTATATTGCGACCGCCTCCGTAAAAGCATTAACAACCTCGGTTGATAAAAAGTGATCGCCTTTGTAATTGCTGCCTGCCCCCAAGGCCATTTTTAAGTGTCGcggttaatgttttttttttccgtaGTAAGAAaggcggagctggaggaaggagaagggagatgaGCCCCCTACCTCCAATTGCTGGATCCGCCCATGTTCCTAAAGTTGGGGTGGCAACTAACGTGAAGCAGTTGAGACCTATACTAAATTGTAGTTTCAAAATTTTGTCAAAGTTACAAACCTATAGGTGGCCGGTGGCTGTCCACCCGGAGACGATGAGAGAGGTTTGAAAAGTATTACGACCAGTGGAATGACAAAACTGTCCTTGATTGTTGGCCGAGAAGGATAGTCACTGAGATCCGGCCAAATTGCCAATTGGAGAGAGTGATGTTGTTTCGTGGCTAACTCTGTCGATGAGCCATGTACAAGTCTAAATGCACATGCAACCTGAAATCTAGATATCAGGACAAGGGacagggtttagggtttagagtATGTAGTATACTTGGTACAGAAATCTATTGCATTGATTGCCGTGTGTTAGGCTTGTTAGAAGTTGTGTcagatcactactacaaaacaggcctttgttcctggccatttgtcgcggcagcctttgggcccgggacaataggtggcttttgtcccgggtccaatggctagccgggccagcgggggggacgggggccttttgtcccggttggagacaccaaccgggacaaaatgggagccttttgtcccggttggtggttccaaccgggacaaaaggcccgcgtagccttttgtcccggttggaaccaccaaccgggacaaaagtccccccttttgtcccggttcgtgcctccaaccgggacaaaaggccttgcgccccttatccccttccctctccccccgcccgagccattcagctcacttgttttcttgctgttcttggctcgggatagaggagttcttgctcatttcttcaccacatttgtgaagatctttgattccccgtccatccatctgctctaaaggtttggggcttgtttttctcttcttccttggcttgtatagctcatttcatactttagaaa
This portion of the Panicum virgatum strain AP13 chromosome 2N, P.virgatum_v5, whole genome shotgun sequence genome encodes:
- the LOC120659641 gene encoding thaumatin-like pathogenesis-related protein 3 translates to MAASIPLLLLLAASLAASASAATFTITNKCGFTVWPAATPVGGGTQLNSGATWTINVPAGTSSGRVWGRTGCSFSGNRGSCQTGDCGGALACTLSGQPPLTLAEFTIGGSQDFYDISVIDGFNIGMAFSCSTGVGLVCRDSGCPDAYHNPNDMKTHACGGNSNYQVTFCP